A genomic window from Anolis carolinensis isolate JA03-04 unplaced genomic scaffold, rAnoCar3.1.pri scaffold_13, whole genome shotgun sequence includes:
- the atf7ip2 gene encoding activating transcription factor 7-interacting protein 2, with protein MSTGGEVRKPWRARKTMAVSNRSQMEALKKAKGGGGGGGGGGGGTGAALVAVAPKGPSGAEGPEANPFLDASSLQDLLCRWYKDEAQHPLCPSLEVQPEVPPPAGEAPVFARVTEVGEAALGNTIQDVHQRKKRPRLEEGKEAFPKPLRPSDAGAERSDTRESEVTKVKGFIQEQLAISMEALDHRIQDLDKRIDRTQCLRKHEGISIKIVKRISRLDKHLNRAITILSSKIKGSHSQNQPPNGGTKSKATPSKEPPSNPREISRKAAEQLDDVVCLDEVSQDSTMQAVNPTDVGQKETSANVDVSAAAPRSSQNLFVIDLTEEENKLRKDKEAKRHSTEQSRTLNPPQPLLEASNQGPGDFSRLPPLPKARLHPGPAERFQGTLPPQKLTLAVASLERPKGTALRWGVLDPDPRCATVESFHLFLCQEEGGTGGSRRGTLSAWRETHCIPAVSLSMACSLADFPPSTWCYFAMRARDVYGREGPFSEIRSVFTT; from the exons ATGAGCACTGGGGGCGAGGTGCGGAAGCCATGGCGGGCCCGGAAGACCATGGCCGTGAGCAATCGCAGCCAAATGGAGGCCCTGaagaaggcaaagggaggaggaggaggaggaggaggaggaggaggaggaacaggaGCAGCGTTGGTGGCGGTGGCTCCCAAGGGCCCCTCAGGTGCAGAGGGCCCCGAAGCTAATCCGTTCCTGGATGCCAGCTCTTTGCAGGACCTCCTGTGCCGCTGGTACAAAGATGAGGCCCAGCACCCGCTCTGCCCATCCCTGGAAGTCCAGCCGGAGGTCCCTCCTCCCGCCGGAGAGGCGCCAGTCTTTGCGAGGGTGACCGAAGTTGGAGAGGCGGCTCTGGGCAATACCATTCAAG ACGttcaccagaggaagaagaggcCACGGCTGGAAGAGGGCAAGGAGGCCTTTCCCAAACCCTTGAGGCCCTCGGATGCCGGAGCGGAGAGATCAGATACAAGGGAATCAGAGGTGACAAAG GTGAAAGGCTTCATTCAAGAGCAGCTGGCCATTTCGATGGAGGCTCTGGACCACCGGATCCAGGATTTGGACAAACGGATTGACCGCACACAGTGCCTCCGGAAACATGAAGGCATCAGCATTAAAATCGTG AAGCGAATCTCTAGACTGGACAAACACCTCAACCGGGCAATAACCATATTGTCTTCCAAA ATCAAGGGATCCCATTCCCAGAACCAACCACCAAATGGCGGGACAAAGAGCAAAGCGACACCGTCCAAAGAGCCACCCTCAAACCCCAGGGAAATCTCTCGCAAAGCCGCTGAACA ATTGGATGATGTGGTTTGCCTGGACGAAGTGAGCCAAGACTCCACCATGCAAGCTGTAAATCCTACAG ATGTTGGGCAGAAGGAAACTTCTGCTAATGTGGACGTTTCTGCCGCAGCGCCACGCAGCTCCCAG AACCTCTTTGTGATCGACCTCACggaagaagaaaacaagcttcgCAAAG ACAAAGAAGCAAAGAGACATTCAACAGAACAGAGTCGGACGTTGAACCCTCCCCAGCCTTTGCTAGAGGCATCAAACCAG GGCCCAGGAGACTTCTCCCGCCTGCCTCCCTTGCCAAAGGCCCGTTTGCATCCCGGCCCGGCGGAGCGCTTCCAGGGCACGCTCCCCCCGCAGAAGCTGACGCTGGCGGTGGCCAGCCTGGAACGGCCCAAAGGCACTGCCCTCCGATGGGGCGTCCTGGACCCGGACCCCCGCTGTGCCACCGTAGAGAGCTTCCACCTCTTCCTCTGCCAGGAAGAAGGCGGCACTGGCGGTAGTAGGAGGGGCACCCTGTCTGCTTGGAGGGAGACCCACTGCATCCCGGCCGTCTCGCTCTCCATGGCCTGCTCCCTGGCCGACTTTCCCCCCTCTACCTGGTGCTACTTCGCCATGCGGGCCAGGGACGTCTACGGCCGAGAGGGGCCCTTCAGCGAGATTCGCTCCGTCTTCACCACATAG